The following proteins are encoded in a genomic region of Alnus glutinosa chromosome 8, dhAlnGlut1.1, whole genome shotgun sequence:
- the LOC133876104 gene encoding uncharacterized protein LOC133876104 — MDVLLEIKRDPTYRKPRPVLANPHSRYADQYCAFHDTTGHRTEACISLRLLIERFIENGKLVRFLTDQRIQQDPERGNRPHQNRFHQDQNNPRDDRGRNQEGGREPERRPDPRVARERSRSRARPARQENLPEVQTISGGFGGGGESSSAQKAYARQLRDFEVYSVQKPPKSQKRDAQVIRFSDDDYAGVSLPHTDALVLSLIIANHKIHRVLVDTGSSVDILYRSAFERMKIDRSKVIPARHSLVGFTGEQVLPLGSIELPVTAGMYPRQRTVMVRFLIIDRPSAYNAILGRTALNELRAVTSTPHLSMKFPTEEGVGVEKGDQRMARECYNTSLKKLPEATRLGEKKKDEEK; from the coding sequence ATGGATGTTCTCCTGGAAATAAAGCGAGACCCGACGTACCGAAAACCCAGACCGGTGCTCGCAAATCCGCACTCACGATACGCCGACCAGTATTGTGCGTTTCATGACACTACCGGGCATCGTACAGAAGCCTGCATATCCTTGAGACTTCTGATTGAACGCTTCATAGAAAACGGAAAACTTGTCCGTTTCCTCACAGATCAAAGAATTCAGCAAGACCCGGAGCGCGGCAATCGCCCCCATCAGAATCGGTTCCATCAGGATCAAAACAATCCCCGAGATGATCGAGGAAGAAATCAAGAAGGGGGAAGGGAACCGGAACGCAGGCCAGACCCTCGGGTCGCACGAGAAAGAAGTAGGAGCCGAGCCAGACCAGCACGGCAGGAAAACCTTCCGGAGGTACAGACAATTTCGGGGGGTTTCGGAGGAGGCGGAGAGTCTAGCTCGGCGCAGAAGGCATATGCAAGGCAGCTACGGGATTTCGAGGTATACTCGGTGCAGAAACCTCCAAAGTCCCAAAAACGAGATGCACAGGTGATCAGGTTCTCGGATGATGATTACGCAGGGGTATCTCTCCCACACACCGACGCTCTGGTACTAAGTCTGATCATAGCCAACCACAAAATACACCGCGTCTTGGTTGACACAGGAAGCTCGGTTGACATCCTTTACAGGTCAGCCTTCGAGCGAATGAAGATTGACCGAAGTAAGGTGATCCCGGCGAGACATTCTCTTGTGGGATTTACAGGAGAGCAAGTACTCCCACTCGGGTCCATCGAGCTTCCGGTCACAGCGGGAATGTACCCGAGGCAGAGGACAGTGATGGTTCGGTTCTTAATAATCGACCGACCATCGGCCTACAACGCCATCCTCGGAAGAACGGCTCTCAATGAACTTAGGGCTGTGACCTCAACCCCTCACCTGAGCATGAAGTTCCCCACCGAAGAAGGAGTCGGTGTCGAAAAAGGAGACCAGAGGATGGCCCGGGAATGTTATAATACAAGTTTGAAGAAGCTCCCGGAAGCCACCAGACTcggagagaagaaaaaggacgaagaaaaatag
- the LOC133875476 gene encoding ent-kaurene synthase, chloroplastic-like, translating to MSIFHHPNRPWCFTSSTPVSVGILCSQAASMVPGSNVATKAKSPALCFEETKQRIKKMFNKVELSLSSYDTAWVAMVPSPHSLQAPFFPQCVNWLLDNQLCDGSWGLPNRDPFLVKDALLSTLACIVALKQWGVGEEQLNNGLFFIESNIAAATDEKQLSPIGFDIIFPAMIEYAKNLDLNIPLGVTNLEALVHKGELELKTGYGSNSEGRRTYLAYLSEGLGKSQDWEMVMKYQRENGSLFNSPATTAAAFTHLKNSGCLQYLCSLLEKFGNAVPTVYPLDIYVRLFIIDSLERLGIDRHFREEIKSVLDETYRYWLQGKEEVFLDATTCAMAFRMLRVNRYDVSSDPFTRFLQEDHFSSTLGGYLKDIGAVLELFRASEIIIHHDESVLEKQNFLTRHFLRRESSNGLIHPGRLNKYLAQEVDNALKFPYHANLERLSNKRAIEHYNKNNIRILKTSYCSSNIGNEDFLKLAVEDFNICQSIHREELSHLARWVTENRLDKLKFARQKMAYCYFSTVATLFASELSDARISLAKTAFLITVVDDFFDVGGSEEELVNLIQLVEKWDVNVNTDCCSEKVEIIFSAIHRTICEIGDKALTWQGRSVISEIIDSWLSLLKSMLKEAKWLWDKSVPTTDEYMTNGCISFGLGPQVLSALYFLGPKLSEEVVRGPETRHLFELMGTCGRLMNDIQSCKRESDEGKLNAVPLCKIHGDGINTEEEAIKELKSVIASKRRELLKLVLQEKSSVVPRVVKDLYWKMINVLYLFYRKDDGYTSDEIINVVNAIIEEPIVLNVL from the exons ATGTCTATCTTCCACCACCCCAACAGACCTTGGTGTTTCACTTCATCTACTCCAG TTTCTGTTGGGATATTGTGTTCTCAAGCAGCTTCTATGGTTCCTGGTTCAAATGTAGCAACAAAAGCCAAGAGTCCAGCATTG TGCTTTGAGGAGACTAAACAAAGAATTAAGAAAATGTTCAACAAGGTCGAACTTTCTCTTTCCTCGTATGACACTGCTTGGGTAGCGATGGTCCCTTCTCCACATTCCCTGCAGGCCCCTTTTTTCCCTCAGTGCGTAAATTGGTTATTGGATAATCAACTCTGTGATGGCTCGTGGGGTCTTCCTAATCGTGATCCCTTCTTAGTTAAAGACGCCCTCTTATCTACCTTAGCATGTATCGTTGCACTAAAGCAATGGGGTGTTGGTGAAGAACAATTGAATAACG GCCTCTTCTTTATTGAGTCAAATATAGCAGCAGCTACCGATGAGAAGCAACTTTCTCCTATTGGATTTGATATAATATTTCCTGCTATGATCGAGTATGCCaaaaatttggatttaaataTCCCTCTGGGAGTAACGAATTTAGAAGCTTTGGTTCACAAGGGAGAGTTGGAGCTTAAAAC AGGCTATGGAAGCAACTCAGAAGGAAGGAGAACCTACTTAGCATATCTTTCAGAGGGACTGGGGAAGTCACAAGACTGGGAAATGGTCATGAAATATCAAAGAGAGAATGGATCACTGTTTAATTCGCCGGCAACCACAGCAGCTGCTTTTACTCACCTTAAGAATTCTGGTTGCCTTCAGTACCTCTGTTCACTCCTAGAAAAGTTTGGAAATGCAG TTCCTACGGTTTATCCACTAGATATATATGTGCGTCTTTTTATAATTGATAGTCTTGAAAGGCTGGGAATTGATCGCCATTTCAGAGAGGAGATCAAAAGTGTATTGGATGAAACGTACAG ATACTGGCTTCAGGGAAAGGAAGAAGTATTTTTAGATGCTACCACCTGTGCAATGGCCTTTCGGATGTTACGTGTTAATAGATATGATGTTTCTTCTG ATCCATTTACCCGCTTTTTACAGGAGGATCATTTCTCCAGTACCCTTGGAGGATATTTGAAGGACATCGGTGCTGTGTTGGAATTATTTAGGGCTTCAGAAATCATCATACATCATGATGAATCAGTTctggaaaaacaaaatttcttgACTAGACATTTCCTGAGACGAGAATCATCAAATGGTTTGATTCACCCAGGTCGACTGAACAAATATCTTGCCCAAGAG GTGGACAATGCTCTGAAGTTTCCCTACCATGCAAATCTGGAGCGGTTATCAAACAAGAGAGCCATTGAGcattacaacaaaaataatataaggaTTTTAAAAACTTCGTATTG TTCTTCAAATATTGGCAACGAAGATTTCTTGAAACTGGCAGTGGAAGACTTCAACATTTGCCAATCAATCCATCGTGAAGAACTCAGCCATCTTGCAAG GTGGGTTACAGAGAACAGATTAGACAAACTAAAGTTTGCTAGGCAAAAGATGGCCTATTGTTACTTCTCTACTGTGGCAACTCTTTTTGCCTCTGAACTTTCTGATGCCCGAATATCATTGGCCAAAACAGCGTTTCTCATAACAGTGGTTGATGATTTCTTTGACGTTGGAGGTTCTGAAGAGGAACTGGTCAACCTTATACAACTGGTTGAGAA GTGGGATGTAAATGTCAACACTGATTGTTGTTCTGAGAAAgttgaaattatattttcagCAATTCACAGAACAATCTGTGAGATTGGAGATAAAGCATTAACATGGCAAGGACGTAGCGTGATCAGTGAAATAATTGACTCT TGGTTGAGTTTACTCAAGTCTATGTTGAAGGAAGCTAAGTGGCTGTGGGACAAGTCAGTGCCAACAACGGATGAGTATATGACAAATGGGTGCATATCATTTGGCTTAGGACCTCAAGTCCTCTCAGCCCTCTATTTTCTCGGACCTAAGCTTTCGGAAGAGGTTGTTCGAGGTCCAGAAACCCGTCATCTATTTGAGCTTATGGGCACTTGCGGGCGTCTTATGAATGATATACAGAGCTGTAAG CGGGAGTCTGATGAAGGGAAATTGAATGCTGTACCGTTGTGCAAAATTCATGGTGATGGTATCAATACTGAAGAAGAGGCCATTAAGGAGTTGAAGAGTGTTATTGCTAGTAAGAGGAGAGAACTGCTGAAACTAGTTTTGCAGGAAAAGAGCAGTGTCGTTCCAAGAGTGGTCAAGGATTTGTACTGGAAAATGATCAACGTGCTTTACCTATTTTACAGGAAGGATGACGGATACACTTCAGATGAGATTATCAATGTCGTAAATGCAATAATTGAAGAACCCATTGTTCTTAATGTATTGTAA
- the LOC133875477 gene encoding ent-kaurene synthase, chloroplastic-like, with translation MATIPKVSRNHDPFLVKDALLSTSACIIALKQWGVGEEQMNNGLFFIESNIAAATDEKQLSPIGFDIIFPESMEATRKEGGPT, from the exons ATGGCTACTATACCAAAAGTGTCCCGTAATCATGATCCCTTCTTAGTTAAAGACGCCCTCTTATCTACCTCAGCATGTATCATTGCACTAAAGCAATGGGGTGTTGGTGAAGAACAAATGAATAACG GCCTCTTCTTTATTGAGTCAAATATAGCAGCAGCTACCGACGAGAAGCAACTTTCTCCTATTGGATTTGATATAATATTTCCTG AGTCTATGGAAGCAACTCGGAAGGAAGGAGGACCTACTTAG